The region TCACTTTCAGCAGAAGTAAGATATTTAACTTTAAGACACAATGGCTTTTCATAGAACAATGCCAAAACATAATAatagacaaaacaaaatagacagctgggataggcgccagcccccccgcgactctcgtgaggctaagtggtagaaaatgaatgaataatttcctTTGAACTTCTGTACTTCTTCATAAAACTGTGAGCAGCGAACTGTGATTGGGtaatcaatttaaaaataatatacacaatCATTGATAAGCCACTTTTTGTCGAATTGAGATGGACCTTTGTCGCAATCTGTTCCACGGAGCatataaatcaatataaataacacaaacatcATGTTAAATTATACACATATGTAATTTGGTCACAAATCAATTTAAGCAACAAAACAAATCGCAGCTTCCTGGGAGCCGAAAACCCCACTTTTTCAATGAGCCGTTGATGGAACAGTAGAAGACACTTTTTACAGAAAGGTGGgcatgggaaaaaaacaattattattgttaaggcTTTGCATAACTGATAGTTACTCTAACTGTGTTACTTTGATAATCCACAGATACAGACTGTGAGGACTTAAACAGTATAAATTCTGGCACAATTCTGACTGAAACCTGATGTCACTTTGTTAATTAAAGAGATTCCGACAAAACTGGAACCCTGGTCTTAGGAATAAGGTTCTCTCAGGACTTATACTCACAATGCATTTGTCAAAGTTCCTCTTAACGGTAACCAAGACGTTTCCCAGCGTGGTGCTGAGGTAAGAGGCCGGGTCCACGTTCTCGGCCGTCCACACGTGGTGACTCATCTTCACTAGCATGTACAGCGAGTGAAAGCTGTCAATCTTGTCCCCCAGAGCGATGAGGCTGTTGAGCTCCGTCTCTATGCTCTGGAAAATTTTGTTCATCATCAGCCGCACCACGTCTTTGCTTTGGCAGACAAGAGACGAAATGGGGAAGCGTGAGCGACAGAAGTGTGACGACAGGAGACatttagcattgaagctaacgGCAAACTCACTCAGATGACAAGGAGTGTCTATGATCTGCCTGGGGAGGCATTCTTGACGGCGTGCTGCCATCCGATTCCTCTGCCTCCGGCTGACAGGACAGTAGaaataaaacatgacaaatCTTAGAAGACATTTGCTGACGCCTCTGAGTGATGAAAGCACGCCAGTGTCTGTTATTGCTTCACTAGTTTATGTTTTCATAAAGACAGAAAGAACAAGGATGTGCTTCATTCGGCACCAGGAGATGCTAGAGATGAACTTTTATGTTGGAGTGGAACCTCCAATAGAATACGTTATGGTCCCTCATGCAAATAATATCATGCAAATAATCTGTACCAAACcttgaaaaaacacacataagtgtaaacacaacttgttgttgttgaaaattcaaacaaaaaaagccaaagaaccTGTAAACCACAAAACGCATACCTGATGGCAGCAAAGCATTCAAGCGTATGCAAGGGTGAAAATGTGTGccatgtacaaaaaatgtgtacatgttggcaggtctgcaattCAAACAGCAAAATTTTATACCACCCTTTCAAGGTGAAGTtttcccctccaaaaaaaacaaaacactgtacTGTCTTGTTGTGAAGAAGTTCCAAATAAAACTGTGATGATGATCAGCACCGGTGCTTTGAGTTATAAAATGCTACACAATTATGATTGATAGTATTCGTGAAACCATTCTTCCCAGAGGGGCAAGACTATGTAACATAAGAACACTGAGATACCTGAGCGAGAGGCGGCGATACAGTtgggtgctgctgctgcagcttgAAGAACTTGCTGATGAAGTCTTGTTCTGCGAGGCACAAAGGCTCCAGTTCGCTGAGAACCTGCTCAAAGATCTGCAAACAAACACGGCGTCCATTCCAGTTCATGACTACACACACAAGAACATCAGATCTCCTGTGTGGTGGGCTACCTTGTCAAATTTGGTGCGGTCGGCCACATCCAGGTCGGAGGCTGACATGTTGCCCATGTCAAGTAACGAAGACGACTGGGAACGGCGACTGTTGGAGCCTTGCACAGTCAGCTTGTTCAGGCTGGATGTGGAACCTGTCAGCTTCCCTGAGCTGCCATGGAGGCCTGATTGCAAAATATATTGTGTTCATTACTCCATACAGAGTACATATAAAAACtcacattaatattaattatactcTGAATCAGAATGCTGCGTTCAGTGGTTACTATGAAGATGTAACATAAGCATAAAGGCAAGCGGCTTCAGATTATTCTGGGGTGGTTTTGAGTGTAGTTACAGAGTAAGGTGTGTGACAATGACTTCTTCTTTCACTTACTTTCTGTCTCCTGTTTGAGTGCACTCTCTTTCCGCGGAAGTGTGGCTGCAGCCAGTTAGAAAGGGCAGGCATCAAAGACAGAGAGAGGTTAGGCTTAGTGCAGTACATGCAGCACAGGAGGCGGTGGGCTCAGTGTTAGATGGACAACAAGCTGAAGTGCACTGCAGTGACTCCCAACCTTTAGACAACATATCCTCTttctgtttggtttttttttcatttaacatGAAGTGCAGTAAGCAGAGCTCAATTTATATATTAGACATTTAACATGGCAAGGCATTGATTATCACAACTGGTTAATGAAAGTAGTTTGTACAGACAGGGGAAATATATTGTTGACACAAGCTTTACTAAGCTTAACACTTAATTATGCTCCACAGGTACAAGTCTGAAgttaaatgtcacaaaatgagTCAATAACGCAATTAATGTGACAGCCCTATCAGACAAGTGCTTCAAACAATTTGAAAAGAAACTCAACAAGACAATAAGACACTTCATATTTCATTAAATGCATTCAACGCCTTACCAAATTTGCCCTTAGCCTCCTTGCTCGTTCccgccatttttattttggcaaTCTCAAAGAAGTCTTTGATTTCTCGCTCATACAGTCGACTCATGTAGTCCACATAGGtctgaaaacaaaacatgattcaacctttacactttacttgttcacacaaaccaaaaaacagTGCAGTATGTGGATTGGATATGttgatttaaatatttgtagGTCAACAGGTTTTGTTAAAAAAGGGTTCTTGACCACTGAGGTGAGCACACTGACCCTTGACAGGCCCTCGTACTTCTCCCTGTGGGTGTTCTTCAGCCACTCCATGAGCTTGGCGTAGCGCAGAAGGTCCCGGTGGAGGGGGCTGTGTTTGGGCAGGGTCAGTTCAGCGGTGTGCTGGGACAGGGTGGAGCTCTGGTCGTGGCCCTGGATCGCAGAGGGACATCTGACCATTAGGACTACATCAAATAACACACAACAAGTATTAGTAAAATCACACTGCAACACTTGCTGATAGAATTCATTCTTTATTTTAAGTGAACCCCCACTGTATGTGTCTTGCTGTCCTTCAACTGCAACACCACAATGCATGCCTGAGCCTTTTTGAAGACAAAAGCAATTCCATATTAGCAGTCAGTGACTTGCAGAACGAGGAGGAGGGACAAGGACACTCCATGTTGGAGCTGAGGGGCTATTAGACGGTTAGAGACAAATCCCAAGCAATAGCAGTTCGTACTGGAGGAAGGCCTGGATTGCCTGGAGGGGGTTAAGACTTGAGCTAAGGCAGGGGAGCGAAGGAGGTACGGTGAGGGTACTCACTGGAAGTGAAAGACAGGAGGACCTATAGAAGTGAGGGATGGTCATTTTGAAGTGACTGAAGTGGTTGAACTGACAGAGACAGAGCAAGAGTGTGGGATGATTCAAAAGGAAGCCACATTGACAATCCAtaacaggaaggaaggaaaaaggaTAGTCCAGGAGACCGAGTCAGTCagcaccaaacaggaagtccagAACCAGAGAGCGAGATAATGGAGGCCTTAAACATCAACAACACTGATGCAAGTCACTTCTGTAACTTACCATATGttatctaatgagatccaatacaagtaCACAAGTCTGTGTGTTggagtttgcagtggtgtagaaaTGCAGTGTATTACACTGACAACTGCCTCTAATGTCTTAGTGACTGCAATTACCTACAAGAAAGggctaacatttaaaaaaatatgaagcaaaaaagagaaagaggcCTTTATTAGTCCCGCAAGGGAACATTTCAAGTAATTTTAGGTAAAAGTAATAAACTAGATATTCAGGCACCACAATGCATCCCACTGGGCATCCTCCAATGTTTGCTACAATATAGGATAAgatattaatattacttttaagaaatgttcaatgaaaaaatattttaaaaaatgtacctgGTGCACAAACACATTGTTGAGGTGGTTGGTTAGACGGCGAGCAAATGTGTCTCTCAGCTCTGTGAACaggtgctgctgctgtttcACTGCCATCAGCTTGTCATGGCCTACGTAAGCAAAACAAAAGTCAGTactcctttaatatttcagcaacTATTTTATTGTATCTTCTAAATGGGCAATACTATATACCTGTAAATGAaacttttatacagtaaacatttgagtagtcagtgtacaacttGTAAAGCAGCATAGCTTTACTGCCCTCTAGAAACAAGGAAACACACTTCTTCAATTTCTTCATCTGGCAGGTGTGTTTGGACTCCTTATGTTGTGCGAGAGGcaaaacgtcttctaagacaacctcaGAGAATGCTACAAGCTGTACACAAACTCCACTTAAGTTTCCTTTCAAGTATTGGCCCTTGAGAAACTACACCGTAATAAAAATGCTTGGTGAAATGCGGGacatatgctcatttttgtgaATTATCCAtctcatatttattttcttcatttgtGGCAAGTCCAAAAAGCATACCTGGAAGCAGTGCTACATTCATGCACTGCAACAGGGCTTCGGCGGCGTTGATGCAAGCCTCGATGCCTTTTGGGGAGGTCAGGTCACCATCTTGCAGGGCTCTGATGTGTCCCTTAGAGAGGTCCATGTTGTGCTGCGACAGGAGAGATGACACCGTTGCCAAGCAACATGGTGCGACACTGCAATTAGCATCAACTCCATGAGGGTATCCACACATGTCACTGTGTTGCATAGTTAGTCACAGCTGCTTTATTTACAAAAAGATTAGAGAGTGATTAGGCTATAATAACATTGTATGGCTGCTGACGAGTAGAAAGCATAGACAGATGCATAGAAGGGAACAAAAGCCATGTAGGTTTAGTTTAGGTTTAGTCACCTTGGTATCAAATTGCCCACCCGCAACTGAATTTAGCATCAATCAAAAAGTATTCCTCACCACTAGGAATTGTATCTCGTCTAGCAGTTTGCCGTTGTTGGTGTTGCTGATTTGGATAAGGCGGTTGCTCTGCGAGATCTGGTCCATCTGCTCCTTGACACTTTGCAGCATCTCCTCGTAGCTGCTCAGCTTGCCTTCAATGGTGTCCACCTCACCCAGGGCCTCGTCCAGCAGTTGCATCAAGATGTTGACTTGTTTCTCTGATGCCATGATGGACTGGATATTGGCCTGTAAAGTCAAGGATGAGCACAGAGCACATATGCTTTTCTGACTGTACTGCAGAAATGCAAATTTGTTTAGCAGGTAGCATCACGGGGGGCTCTGTGGCAGCTCAAAGCAGAGAAACGCTGTGCCTTAATGTAGAAATGTGCCTTAATGTGCCCAGAAAATAACATGACAACAGACATGCATGTGAAACCGTTTTCATACACAAGGCATAGGAAGGATACATTATTTATCCATGATAACTTCAAGGTTTCTACGACATTTgaccattttctcattttacatgACTTCAAAAAGGATCAGTCATTTTCCAGGTGTTCCAGGATGCATGCAAACACTGAGTTTACCTTATTGCTCCACTCACCCCATCCAGCACCTGCAGCTCCCTGGAGAGCTGCTCTGCAAAGGCTTCGGCGTTAGAGATGGCATAGTCGCACATCTCCATCATGCTCTCAATGTCTTGTTCCTCACGGGCACTTAACTCTTGGTAGTCATCCAGAGCATCCTCATCGCCACCGGCAACACTCTGGCTCTCACCACTGGGCACagactctaaaaaaaaaaaaaagagagagaggaaacatgcaaaacatTGGCAAATATTCTGTTGAGTTCAATATAAACTGACATGTTTTATGGACGGGTGAAGACATTCAGTGACAGGGAGGTGACTGACCTCATGATATTTTTGTCTTCAGTTTTAGAATAATGGTGTTATAAAAACAAACTCATTCACCACACGTTGGTCATTTACCAGCAGTGATGACAATAGAGCACTAATAGGTCCATATAATTTTGGATTCGCGCACTCAATTGTAGATTAAAAACGTAATCTACTGTTAAACCTGAAAATGCTGTAATCGTGAGAAGGAATTTTTGTGTGGGGAAATAATTTCCCAGGAGACCTCTCATTCATAGCAGCACATCCTCACAAACACTAACCAGCCCACTGCTGAAGTAAGAAAACACTCTTCACCAAGCATGAACATGAGCTAACATACAGCAATGGTCAGCGTAAACCGgatgggttagcttagtttggTGCACCTGTGTGTGTTCCAAAGTTGAGTTTTAGGAAATAGACGACAGGACCAAAAGACAAATAGAAGGGGTACCCAGCAAGCTATCGCAACagtcaaaatacattttcaacacaCACCATACTTCCGGCTTCCTGCTCACATTCTGTCAATAAGAGTGGCTTAAAAAAATTCTATAGCAatgaaatgttacaaaaaaattgggcaaaattgtccaatgatgtattgcataattacatttaagaatttttgcatgtatattaaaTTACTTTTATTCACCGAGACAAGTAAACACACAATCTATAGTTATAAAATaactgcaaaaagaaaaaataataattttagaaaattaaaaaaacagaattgggggaaaaaacgcATTCAAGTGctacaaaaacaatataaaaatgttcAGTATTAAAGGTTTTAAAGTC is a window of Doryrhamphus excisus isolate RoL2022-K1 chromosome 5, RoL_Dexc_1.0, whole genome shotgun sequence DNA encoding:
- the exoc1 gene encoding exocyst complex component 1 isoform X3; translation: MTAIKHALQRDIFTPNDERLLGIVNVCKAGKKKKNCFLCATVTTERPVQVKVVKVKKSDKGDFYKRQLTWELRDLTEVDAKDASKENPEFDLHFEKVYRWVASSTAEKNSFISCIWKLNQRYLRKKVEFVNVSSQLLEELPKAEESVPSGESQSVAGGDEDALDDYQELSAREEQDIESMMEMCDYAISNAEAFAEQLSRELQVLDGANIQSIMASEKQVNILMQLLDEALGEVDTIEGKLSSYEEMLQSVKEQMDQISQSNRLIQISNTNNGKLLDEIQFLVHNMDLSKGHIRALQDGDLTSPKGIEACINAAEALLQCMNVALLPGHDKLMAVKQQQHLFTELRDTFARRLTNHLNNVFVHQGHDQSSTLSQHTAELTLPKHSPLHRDLLRYAKLMEWLKNTHREKYEGLSRTYVDYMSRLYEREIKDFFEIAKIKMAGTSKEAKGKFGLHGSSGKLTGSTSSLNKLTVQGSNSRRSQSSSLLDMGNMSASDLDVADRTKFDKIFEQVLSELEPLCLAEQDFISKFFKLQQQHPTVSPPLAQPEAEESDGSTPSRMPPQADHRHSLSSDKDVVRLMMNKIFQSIETELNSLIALGDKIDSFHSLYMLVKMSHHVWTAENVDPASYLSTTLGNVLVTVKRNFDKCISGQIRQMEEVKISKKSKVGILPFVTGFEEFAELAETIFRNAERRGDLDKAYVKLIRAVFMNVEKVASESQKTPRDVVMMENFHHIFSTLSRLKISCLDAERRDAKYKYTDHLQSYVINSLGQPLEKLNHFFEGVEARVAQGIREEEVSYQLAFNKQELRKVIKEYPGKEVKKGLDNLYKKVDKHLCEEESLLQVVWHSTQDEFIRQYKHFEDLIGRCYPGSGITMEFTIQDMLEYFSSIAQSH
- the exoc1 gene encoding exocyst complex component 1 isoform X1, with amino-acid sequence MTAIKHALQRDIFTPNDERLLGIVNVCKAGKKKKNCFLCATVTTERPVQVKVVKVKKSDKGDFYKRQLTWELRDLTEVDAKDASKENPEFDLHFEKVYRWVASSTAEKNSFISCIWKLNQRYLRKKVEFVNVSSQLLEELPKAEESVPSGESQSVAGGDEDALDDYQELSAREEQDIESMMEMCDYAISNAEAFAEQLSRELQVLDGANIQSIMASEKQVNILMQLLDEALGEVDTIEGKLSSYEEMLQSVKEQMDQISQSNRLIQISNTNNGKLLDEIQFLVHNMDLSKGHIRALQDGDLTSPKGIEACINAAEALLQCMNVALLPGHDKLMAVKQQQHLFTELRDTFARRLTNHLNNVFVHQGHDQSSTLSQHTAELTLPKHSPLHRDLLRYAKLMEWLKNTHREKYEGLSRTYVDYMSRLYEREIKDFFEIAKIKMAGTSKEAKGKFATLPRKESALKQETESLHGSSGKLTGSTSSLNKLTVQGSNSRRSQSSSLLDMGNMSASDLDVADRTKFDKIFEQVLSELEPLCLAEQDFISKFFKLQQQHPTVSPPLAQPEAEESDGSTPSRMPPQADHRHSLSSDKDVVRLMMNKIFQSIETELNSLIALGDKIDSFHSLYMLVKMSHHVWTAENVDPASYLSTTLGNVLVTVKRNFDKCISGQIRQMEEVKISKKSKVGILPFVTGFEEFAELAETIFRNAERRGDLDKAYVKLIRAVFMNVEKVASESQKTPRDVVMMENFHHIFSTLSRLKISCLDAERRDAKYKYTDHLQSYVINSLGQPLEKLNHFFEGVEARVAQGIREEEVSYQLAFNKQELRKVIKEYPGKEVKKGLDNLYKKVDKHLCEEESLLQVVWHSTQDEFIRQYKHFEDLIGRCYPGSGITMEFTIQDMLEYFSSIAQSH
- the exoc1 gene encoding exocyst complex component 1 isoform X2; protein product: MTAIKHALQRDIFTPNDERLLGIVNVCKAGKKKKNCFLCATVTTERPVQVKVVKVKKSDKGDFYKRQLTWELRDLTEVDAKDASKENPEFDLHFEKVYRWVASSTAEKNSFISCIWKLNQRYLRKKVEFVNVSSQLLEESVPSGESQSVAGGDEDALDDYQELSAREEQDIESMMEMCDYAISNAEAFAEQLSRELQVLDGANIQSIMASEKQVNILMQLLDEALGEVDTIEGKLSSYEEMLQSVKEQMDQISQSNRLIQISNTNNGKLLDEIQFLVHNMDLSKGHIRALQDGDLTSPKGIEACINAAEALLQCMNVALLPGHDKLMAVKQQQHLFTELRDTFARRLTNHLNNVFVHQGHDQSSTLSQHTAELTLPKHSPLHRDLLRYAKLMEWLKNTHREKYEGLSRTYVDYMSRLYEREIKDFFEIAKIKMAGTSKEAKGKFATLPRKESALKQETESLHGSSGKLTGSTSSLNKLTVQGSNSRRSQSSSLLDMGNMSASDLDVADRTKFDKIFEQVLSELEPLCLAEQDFISKFFKLQQQHPTVSPPLAQPEAEESDGSTPSRMPPQADHRHSLSSDKDVVRLMMNKIFQSIETELNSLIALGDKIDSFHSLYMLVKMSHHVWTAENVDPASYLSTTLGNVLVTVKRNFDKCISGQIRQMEEVKISKKSKVGILPFVTGFEEFAELAETIFRNAERRGDLDKAYVKLIRAVFMNVEKVASESQKTPRDVVMMENFHHIFSTLSRLKISCLDAERRDAKYKYTDHLQSYVINSLGQPLEKLNHFFEGVEARVAQGIREEEVSYQLAFNKQELRKVIKEYPGKEVKKGLDNLYKKVDKHLCEEESLLQVVWHSTQDEFIRQYKHFEDLIGRCYPGSGITMEFTIQDMLEYFSSIAQSH
- the exoc1 gene encoding exocyst complex component 1 isoform X4 — translated: MTAIKHALQRDIFTPNDERLLGIVNVCKAGKKKKNCFLCATVTTERPVQVKVVKVKKSDKGDFYKRQLTWELRDLTEVDAKDASKENPEFDLHFEKVYRWVASSTAEKNSFISCIWKLNQRYLRKKVEFVNVSSQLLEESVPSGESQSVAGGDEDALDDYQELSAREEQDIESMMEMCDYAISNAEAFAEQLSRELQVLDGANIQSIMASEKQVNILMQLLDEALGEVDTIEGKLSSYEEMLQSVKEQMDQISQSNRLIQISNTNNGKLLDEIQFLVHNMDLSKGHIRALQDGDLTSPKGIEACINAAEALLQCMNVALLPGHDKLMAVKQQQHLFTELRDTFARRLTNHLNNVFVHQGHDQSSTLSQHTAELTLPKHSPLHRDLLRYAKLMEWLKNTHREKYEGLSRTYVDYMSRLYEREIKDFFEIAKIKMAGTSKEAKGKFGLHGSSGKLTGSTSSLNKLTVQGSNSRRSQSSSLLDMGNMSASDLDVADRTKFDKIFEQVLSELEPLCLAEQDFISKFFKLQQQHPTVSPPLAQPEAEESDGSTPSRMPPQADHRHSLSSDKDVVRLMMNKIFQSIETELNSLIALGDKIDSFHSLYMLVKMSHHVWTAENVDPASYLSTTLGNVLVTVKRNFDKCISGQIRQMEEVKISKKSKVGILPFVTGFEEFAELAETIFRNAERRGDLDKAYVKLIRAVFMNVEKVASESQKTPRDVVMMENFHHIFSTLSRLKISCLDAERRDAKYKYTDHLQSYVINSLGQPLEKLNHFFEGVEARVAQGIREEEVSYQLAFNKQELRKVIKEYPGKEVKKGLDNLYKKVDKHLCEEESLLQVVWHSTQDEFIRQYKHFEDLIGRCYPGSGITMEFTIQDMLEYFSSIAQSH